The following proteins are encoded in a genomic region of Microtus ochrogaster isolate Prairie Vole_2 chromosome 5, MicOch1.0, whole genome shotgun sequence:
- the LOC101985578 gene encoding olfactory receptor 1537-like gives MKNLAAGNHCTVNEFLLAGLSEKPELQMPLFLLFSGIYVVTVAGNLGMITLIVLSSHLNKPMYYFLSSLSFIDFCQSTVVTPKMLVGFLTEKNLISLPGCMTQLYFFIIFGIAECHTLGVMAYDRYVAICNPLLYNVTMSYQISSALITGVYIFSMFNASILIGFMIRIQFCKLDVINHYFCDLLPLLELACSNTYINELLILIFGTFNIFVPILTIITSYISIIASILRIKSTEGRSKAFSTCSSHISAVAVYFGSAAFMYLHSSSVNTIDKGKMPSVFYTTVVPMLNPLIYSLRNKDVSVALKKILLRKNSCFISNVKIIY, from the coding sequence ATGAAGAACTTGGCAGCAGGAAACCACTGCACAGTGAATGAATTCTTGTTGGCTGGGCTCTCAGAGAAACCAGAACTTCAgatgcctctcttcctcctcttctctggaaTCTATGTGGTCACTGTAGCAGGGAATCTGGGCATGATCACACTGATTGTGCTCAGTTCCCACCTGAACAAACCCATGTACTATTTCCTCAGCAGTCTCTCCTTCATTGACTTCTGTCAGTCCACAGTTGTCACCCCAAAAATGCTGGTGGGCTTTTTGACAGAGAAGAACCTCATCTCTTTACCTGGATGCATGACTCAGctctatttctttatcatttttggtATTGCAGAGTGTCACACACTAGGTGTAATGGCATacgaccgctatgtggccatctgtaaCCCCTTGCTTTACAATGTAACCATGTCTTATCAGATTAGCAGTGCCCTGATTACAGGAGTGTATATTTTTAGTATGTTCAATGCATCAATTCTCATAGGCTTTATGATCAGGATTCAGTTCTGCAAATTAGATGTGATCAACCACTATTTCTGTGATCTTCTTCCCCTCTTGGAGCTTGCATGCTCTAATACCTATATTAATGAGTTGTTGATTCTAATTTTTGGTACATTTAACATTTTTGTCCCAATTCTCACCATTATTACTTCCTACATCTCCATTATTGCCAGCATCCTCAGGATTAAATCCACAGAAGGCAGGTCCAAAGCCTTCAGCACCTGTAGTTCCCACATCTCTGCTGTTGCTGTTTACTTTGGTTCTGCTGCATTCATGTACTTACATTCATCATCAGTTAATACGATAGACAAAGGGAAAATGCCATCTGTGTTTTATACTACTGTTGTTCCCATGCTGAACCCATTGATCTATAGCCTGAGGAATAAGGATGTCAGTGTTGCATTGAAGAAAATACTTCTAAGAAAAAATTCATGTTTCATAAGTaatgtgaaaataatttattag